A window of Gossypium raimondii isolate GPD5lz chromosome 7, ASM2569854v1, whole genome shotgun sequence genomic DNA:
aaataaaaaaaataaaatatatatatgtacgtaagttaaaattttaaagtataaaaaatatatgtatgtgtacgtaagaatatgtatgtatataaaactatatgaaaatgtaaaacatataagtatgtgtatatatttataaaaatatgtatatagatatatagatacaaattataaaatataaaaatacaaaataagtatatacatatatatatatatatatgataaattttgagattttaaagatataaataaacaaataacagcaataataattaatggtAACAGtataacatcaaatttattatttaataagaaaacaaacaaaatacaaaaggactaaattaaaactttaaacgAACTTCGGGgcttaaatatgaaataaacaaaaggaataATACAGGACCAAAGTGAAACACGCTTAAAGCGTGAGGGACTTGTGGGGAAATATTTCCCCGTCCTGAAACGCTGCGTTTCAACCATGGGCAGCAATTGGTCTAAGGACCAAATCGGAATAGAAGCAAAATCCACAGgccgaaataaaaaatactacaTTGAAGCAAATTGCGAAAGCGGAGGGACCTATTGCATAAATAGCCCATTTcatgaaaacacgcggatctccCCTGGAGCGGGTCGGATCACACGCGGGTCATGGGgcttaaacggcgccgtttcaagcttattataaatatataaaaaaaacctcaaaaaaTTTCAGTTTCACCTTTCTTTAGAAAAAACAGAGAGCAAAGCTCTCTCTCAGGCCTCTAACCGACCATGGTTGTCGGCTTTAGCGCCACCGCCGTAGCACCACCGTGGACGGTGGCCGACGTTGCGCAAAAGAAGCCTTTTAGCCCCGATTCACAACACACACGAAAACCAGGCCTTCCTAGCCCGAAAGATATGAAAAAGGAGGGGTCTTTCGTACCCCTTTCAGTCCGATTCCAACGCCGAAAATGGTCTCCGACGACGGGCTTTCGAGACAGGTAAGtatcccttttcttttctttttcgttttgtttaaaaagttatagaaaataaacaaaaaggaagaaaataaacaaaaaagaaacgCAAAACCGAAAAGAAAATGACTGagatcaacctttttttttgcttttttgattttcttattaattcgttgtatttttgtgaaaatattacaaaagaaaaggaagccCCCCCCCCATTTTCGGTTTTTTaatggcttttatatagccTTTTAcaagcttttttctttttatttttactctatTTTTGCTTCTTAATGTTGCGTGTTGCAGGTGAGCAGTTGGGAGCAGGTGAGCGGCGATGGGACGTGCGCGGCGGCCAGCAGAACGGCAGTGGCAGGGCAAGTGGGGTGCGGCAGCACTAGGGTTTCAAAaagctgaaaccctagtttgacccTTAGTATTTGGGCTTGGGTCTTGGTTTGGGCTGAAGGGTATTGGGTTAGTTGGGCTGGTGGGTTAGTTTAAttggtttagtttttttatgtttttgtaattgggcccgggcaaatggGCTTGTACACTTGGAATATAAAGTTTAACCTTGAGACGAGTAGATTCATGAAATAAATCTGTGGAAATGGCATTCGAAAAACTGGATAGGATTTGTTTCTGGTTCATTTGATTTGGCACTGGAAGATTGATGTGTCAGCAGGGTAAATATTTTAAGTCTATGGTAACGTATAGGAGTAGTATCATATCTTCCTGATAAGCAATGGTCGCAAGTAAAATGGTTCAGAAACTTGTCAGGAATCTGCAATGAATGAAAAGTGCAACAGAAAGAGTTCTGCTTTGCTTTTGTTAACTGAGTATCAAATTGGTTAGGAAATCATTGcttttaaatggtaattaatattattaggatgacgtttttgtctttttatatattatttaaataaaagaacaaaaagctACTCAtccaaatatcaatttttaCCTTGTAAtcattgttaaataatttttttacataaaatattctCTTTCACTCACATTAAGTGTATcctaatttaattgttaaacaTTCAGAATCTTACTTTTTTTCGTTTCCCAAATacaattaatatcatattacactttgatataaattaaattctaaaatttacaattccttttgataattgaaataatttgtgAAGTAGGCAGAAGAGTAGCTGATAGAATAAAAAGGAGGGCATTGGGCATTGGGCATTGGGTATGAAGTGAGTTCCAAAGAGATGGGAGCCACAGTTGTTGTCTTCAAGTGGTTGACAGTTTGATATGAGCAAAAGTGTATGGAGGGTGCTGACTGGTGGCTGTCCATGTTGTGGACTATGAAGAAGAACATGTCATAGTGGTAGATATGGGGAGCAGGGCCAGCACCAATGTTCCAAACTCAATTAATATGCTCCTTGTATAATTTTCAAACCAACCATCCCATGCCAGCTTCTGCCAGACTTCCCTTTTCGGTTTTTCCTCTACTACTACTACTagtaagttttcttttcttccaaAACCCTACACAAGCTAACCCCCCCCGGTTGGGCCCTGACTATCATATTCTATCTTCATCTAAGCTAACATTAACCAGTTCATACAATTTGGTTGCAATTGGAGGTTTGGTTTCTCTCTTTATTCTTCTTACTTGTAAGGAAAGTCCCTTTTCTTTTGTCTGTTCCACCACATTCGAGACTAAGGCTTCCTTTGAATTCATCTCATTCATAGTGAGATGAAATCTCATGGATATATCTTTTGTTATGCTTTCTCACAAAAGGTAAAATGGTTTGTGGAACATAAGCATTGTAGTATGGTAAAGCAACtgcatttcaaaattttcattgatGCTTTAGGTACCGTTGTATAAAAAAGTCCTCTAGTAGGAGGGTTTGTCTTACCATTATAACCCTTCATTGGAGATGATATTTATAACCATTTGGATTACTTACttagataatgaaatttatgatataataaatatataactatattttataaaatatttaataaatatgtaaaaataagcaaataaaaattacattattctttaaaataagcAATAAATAATTACGtcaatactaaaaaattaaagataaaaatattatacatattatttttttgatgaaattataatttttatagaattttatttatgaaatatattttaataaatataaaaaaattataaatatcaagTAGCCCAAAACtttaactatatataaaatatttagttCAAAATCCTTAGTAGTCATTTTCTATTCTCACCTCATTGCCACAATTActtttgaatccaaacacactcTAATATCAGTAGTAGAGTGAGTAAACTCCTTAGTAGTTGTTTTGAGCACGTCATCGAGGTGGTTAAACCATccatttctttacataaagaaTGTAGTAGATGGGATTTCCagatatgaaatgaatgttTGATAGGGAGATTAGGAAACCACAAATTAAGTTGTATTCGTTGGTTTCAACTAGTAATATGTTGCTTTGTTGTTTAGGTCAATCCGCATACATCCACTGCTGGTATGGCACTGAATGATTGGACGGTGGATACCCAACACTCTGTCACCGAGGGAGGCCCCAATTATTGCCATATTCATAGCTATCCAAGTTTTGCATGTTACCAGTTACCACTAGCTGCTTTCCCAATTACAGCGCTCTCATGGTATCAGGTGGATTAAATCAGTCCCTTCTTGTTTTACTCTTTACGGGTTAAAACATGACTATGCAAACTAGACTGTTCAACTTCTGGAATGAAGTCATACTAGAAGAGAGGGAAGATCCAATTTATAAACAAGCACTGTattcaagaaaaacaaacttCCTATCCAAAATCATTTCAATATATTCCGCAGAAGGCCATTTTTAAACAAGCACTATCAATGTACACCAACACTTCCTAACCAAAATCATTTCAAccaagatattaatatattccGTACATCGTATTCAACAAATGATTTATATAACAGGTCCTCCCCTTTAGCATCAACCCCACATATCGTTCACGGTTCCTTTGCGGGGGCAGGCTTTGCAAAGGAGAAGTCATCTTCATTTCTTGCTTCTGTGTGGTAGGTTTCAGTTATTTCAGTTGCATGCTCATCATGATCCACTCTTATTATTAAATTCGTTGATGTGGGTGTCAATGGTTCAGCTTCAAGATCAGACATGTCACGATCTTCATAGTTATATGATGAACGAGTTGAATGACCAGTAGTTTTGTATCGATGAAGTGAGTGTCCAGTGGAATGCAATGTTGAACTTGGGCTTGTACTTCCACCCAGGGCTCTAGTGGGGGATTTTCTTGCATTCCCTCGCTTCTTTGCAGCCATATGCCACTTCTTAAGGGCCTTGGATGTTTGCTCATCAAAGATGGACCTCTTCATGCGCGAACCCATCTGCAAGTATCCGGCATTATAAGCATCACTTCTTAAGGGCGGCCTTGGATGTTTGCTCATCAAAGATGAGACATCCAATGCTAGCATTAACTCATGGAGGAAATGTATGACTTAGCAAATTTCCAAAGCAAGTAAATTTCATTTCAAGCAATTCCTAGAAGCGGCTTTATTTGAAGATCTCGGGAACAGAAAAAGGCACCTGAGTTACTAGGGCGTATAGCGGAAGGGTGATGTAGCTGCACAAACACAGAACTCCAACACTGCAAAACACCACAAAGCAGAagttttttaagtatttttctgtcaaataaatcatatttacaTCTGTGTCacataatattattattcacaGTAGACTGATGGTACTAAAAGCTTAAGCTCACCCCAAAGAAACTTTAATTATGGCGAGCGTGAAATCAGCATGAAAGCACGATTTGATCCCAAAGGCATACTGCACAAGGAATTCAAAAAGAATTACATACCTACACCAGACTTTCggaatttaaataatgaaaaagaggGTTCAGAGAGACGGATAAAAGAGCAGGAGAAAAGCTGCAAATGGGTAGTTAGTAGAGCTTAGTTAATTACCCAGATCCACAAGAAATAAGTTATCTGGAATGCATTCTGCCAAAAAGAAGACAAAAGGGGGAAAAAAGAGAATGAATAAGGATATTGTTAATGCAAGTAGAAAGAAATGATACACTAAAATTGTCCAGAAAATAGTTTAACAGGCaaagaattttataattcaGAATCAGACAGCCAACATTGCAAGATAAAACTAGAATgaaatagttaaataatttactataatgacacaaaatattaattaatataattttttatataccttttaaatagttaatataaataaGTGTATTTAGATAATATTCACTCCCGGACGCAAAAGCCAAAAAGCACCTAAATCCCAACTTTTGCATTTGGGTGGAAAAGCACTTTTTCACAGTAGTTTTGACTTTTCACCCCAAAGGTCAGGTGTTCTTCATTGTTTCTGCAGTGGAAAAGCACTTTTGGACCCCAAACGCAATGAAGAACGGGGCCTTAGTGAATCAGTTAAAATTGAGATTGCTTGCAGTAAATGCAAGCGAAAATAAAGGCCTTGTATTGGCCAGCATCAGCAAgcaaataagaaaataagataTTGAGGGCTGTCACTTCAGGCAACAATGACACAGGCTGGGACCCTACTCATGCTAAATTTGCATTAACCAAAGGACTTTCTAGCTGGGTTGACCTCCAAGAAGGAAATCACACACCTTCAATGttagtttttgttatttattaaaatcagGACCCCTCATATATAAACTAAGCAAGGAAGAAGTTTTTTCATGGTCTTCACTAATGTTCCCATGCACCTAAGTTACGTATCCAAACAAGAACAATCAAAGTTAGGATTTTAATCCCATATTCATTTATTGTTAAAGGGAAGCTACGCTTATATTCAAGAATCAATTGAAGTAGAACTAATGAATACCTGAAATAATGCAAAATGAATCAGATGAAGAACTAATTGGGGTCGGCCAAACCAAAAATATTGGTCAGAGGCTTGTACAAGAGGCATTCCCTGGACCACGGCATGCCTTTCTGTAATTTCAAGAGccatttttgtcaaaatggcTTGAAGCTTCGTCCCAACAGCCAAGATTATCTGTTATCAATCGAACAATTAGAACTTCGAAATCTTCTACCGTAATCATAAAGAAACTGCTATTGAGAAATATTTCTTACAATCACAGGAACTAAGGATGCCCAAAATAGTGCATGCCAACCTGGAAAAAGCATGTGTTATATTAGCAAACAGAATTCAGCTTTTAATTCAGTTTACCATGGAAAAAATTTAATCTGAAAGGATCCACTAAAGAAAAGGGGCCTCACCTCTGACATTTAGCAGCAAGTAGACCACAAATGATGCCCAGAGCACTGGACTGCAAACAGAGTAAACCTAGGTTCAGACACATTAACAGCAAGGAAGGTTGTCTAGTGCAACACATAAATATTAACAGCAAGGAAGGTTGTCTAGTGCAACACAGAAATATAACTAGTACCTTACTCCTACGACGATCTTGAAGTCATCCTCTAATGATCTTTTGATATACTTTTGGAAGTTGAACTTACTTCCAGGAGCTAAATGAACCTACAAGACAAGGTTGAAATAATCAGGAAGGAGGACAAACCAATATCATATACTGTGTTGCCTTTGCAATTGAAAGAAACTCACGTTGATGAATCCATTCCGCAATGTCAAGTAGTCAACCCTCCCAACAGACCTGAAAAATTGTCGAAAGAAGCACCCCTGCAAAGAATGTCTAAGATCAGTACTGAACTAGAAAGGTAGCACATTGAAATACATACTAAAACcacaaaatgaaccaaatattACTCAAGTAAAGCAagttctgttttttttcttttgagaaatCAACTCAAGTAGCTTTATCTGCCTCAGTTCCAGCAATGTCCCCATATTCTTTCAGCAATCTCTTctatattctttttaatttctttatttatcatAGTCCACTACACTGCATTCAAGAAGATAATCACacccaaattttcatttctattcattaaTCGGTGCAACGTCATCCAAATGCAGTCATTTCTAACGTGGAACAACTATTTCTTTTCAATGGAACCTTTGTGCATCACCTAAGGTCACAACTAGAACCAAAATGGTTGCACTAGAATTTTCTGGTCAGTATCTGGTTACATGAAAATCCaccttattaaataaattgtaccATTTTTGCTAGCTATAATTACTTACAatgtaaaaaaagaaaggaatccTAGTCCAAAAGCTGGTGTGAGCTTTTACAAAAGATGTCTCATGAGTAAGCCTGAATCTAGAGGGATCTGCAAAAACAACCACACATCAAGTTAGCTTCAAGGTTCAACAGTAAAGTTAGGAAATAAAGTTCAAGATTGACAGTAGAAGATTTAAAGTTATCAAATGTACTAGAAGTTGATAATTGTGGAAAATATACCATTTGAAAACTCATAGTCATGAGATAGAGTTTCCTGCTCCCACACCTTCCAGCCACGAATCTGTTCAAAGCAGGTTTTAGTTTAAAAGAACATACTTATCCTTAAGAATATGTCCAGTGTGGAGCAGAGGAAGAAGATCATGTACAAGAAACACAGATAAGACAATTTAATTACCTTTAGTCTCCCCAGCATCATAGTAACAAAActatataaaacatgaaaaacagCTAGGAAGAATATGAGGATGTGTAATTCATGCAACCCTTCAACCGATATGAGCGGTTCATGCCCCTGTAGAGAAAACCCAGTTAGTTACAGTTCAACTGATTCAAGGAAAAAAATGTTGCattgaaaaagaacaaaaaagtaATTAGGAAGACTAAACCAGAAaaggctttttctttttttttcctcgaaaaaattacaaaaatgccATCTATAACGCCAGTTTGAAACTGTAAATGATCAAACATCACTTCAATAGCTTGTAAA
This region includes:
- the LOC105800708 gene encoding MLO-like protein 10; the protein is MKGVLLWYCSWVWLTMEGGKVMGATESSGERKLDQTPTWAVAGVCAVIIIISIVLETVLNKLGTWFTERHKSALFEALDKVKAELMVLGFISLLLTFGQSYIARICIPIDVANTMLPCKSDSEKDTSESSEEEHRRRLLWFDRRSLSTISTAPKCKEGHEPLISVEGLHELHILIFFLAVFHVLYSFVTMMLGRLKIRGWKVWEQETLSHDYEFSNDPSRFRLTHETSFVKAHTSFWTRIPFFFYIGCFFRQFFRSVGRVDYLTLRNGFINVHLAPGSKFNFQKYIKRSLEDDFKIVVGVSPVLWASFVVYLLLNVRGWHALFWASLVPVIIILAVGTKLQAILTKMALEITERHAVVQGMPLVQASDQYFWFGRPQLVLHLIHFALFQNAFQITYFLWIWYAFGIKSCFHADFTLAIIKVSLGVGVLCLCSYITLPLYALVTQMGSRMKRSIFDEQTSKALKKWHMAAKKRGNARKSPTRALGGSTSPSSTLHSTGHSLHRYKTTGHSTRSSYNYEDRDMSDLEAEPLTPTSTNLIIRVDHDEHATEITETYHTEARNEDDFSFAKPAPAKEP
- the LOC105800748 gene encoding uncharacterized protein LOC105800748, coding for MVVGFSATAVAPPWTVADVAQKKPFSPDSQHTRKPGLPSPKDMKKEGSFVPLSVRFQRRKWSPTTGFRDSWEQVSGDGTCAAASRTAVAGQVGCGSTRVSKS